In one window of Haloimpatiens sp. FM7315 DNA:
- a CDS encoding lytic transglycosylase domain-containing protein translates to MRKIKVIVLFMLIVLAVGILNIEKIAKGIYPYKYNSYIEMYSDKYKVDPYLVLAIIKAESNFDENAKSHRNAIGLMQLTPETAEWISIKLKMKDFSEDILYKPEINISMGSWYVNDLKKEFKNNLDLMLAAYNAGRGNVGKWLKDSNYSDDGKKLKYIPFKETDKYVKKVKVNYNIYKSLYGTEKKSKIEILKLVLKNF, encoded by the coding sequence ATGAGAAAAATTAAAGTTATTGTATTATTTATGCTTATAGTCTTAGCAGTTGGGATTCTTAACATAGAAAAAATTGCAAAAGGTATATATCCTTACAAATATAATAGTTATATAGAAATGTATTCTGATAAGTATAAGGTAGATCCGTATTTGGTTTTAGCAATTATAAAAGCAGAGAGCAATTTTGATGAAAATGCTAAGTCTCATAGAAATGCCATAGGACTTATGCAGCTTACACCAGAGACGGCGGAGTGGATTTCCATAAAATTAAAAATGAAGGATTTTAGTGAAGATATACTTTATAAGCCTGAAATAAATATATCTATGGGGTCATGGTATGTTAATGACCTAAAAAAAGAATTTAAGAACAATTTAGATTTAATGCTAGCGGCTTATAATGCTGGACGAGGAAATGTAGGAAAATGGCTTAAAGACAGTAATTATTCAGATGATGGGAAAAAACTAAAGTACATTCCTTTTAAGGAAACTGATAAATATGTAAAAAAAGTAAAGGTAAACTATAATATATATAAATCATTATATGGTACTGAAAAAAAGAGTAAGATTGAGATTTTAAAATTAGTGCTAAAAAACTTTTAA
- the coaE gene encoding dephospho-CoA kinase (Dephospho-CoA kinase (CoaE) performs the final step in coenzyme A biosynthesis.) codes for MLKVGLTGGIGSGKSTVSKILKDMGIKVIDADIIAREVLEKYKDVKKDIRNNFGEKFFDENDQLKRRVLGNYIFQSEEKRKILETILMPYIKKEIFLSLKKLEDEGEKIAILDAPILIEQGLHKYMDKNILVWVGEEIQIKRVRERDKMSEEEVIRRIKSQMNLEDKKMYADFLVDNSKGISNTKKQVNKILIFLKMTRENNEKN; via the coding sequence ATGCTGAAAGTAGGTTTGACAGGTGGTATAGGAAGTGGTAAAAGTACAGTTTCAAAAATACTTAAAGATATGGGCATTAAGGTAATAGATGCTGATATTATAGCTAGGGAAGTACTAGAAAAATATAAAGATGTAAAAAAAGACATAAGAAATAATTTTGGAGAGAAATTTTTTGATGAAAATGATCAGCTAAAAAGAAGAGTTCTTGGAAATTATATTTTTCAATCTGAAGAGAAAAGAAAAATTTTAGAAACTATACTTATGCCTTATATAAAAAAAGAAATATTTTTAAGCCTGAAAAAACTTGAAGATGAAGGAGAAAAGATAGCTATTTTAGATGCTCCTATTTTAATAGAGCAGGGTTTACATAAGTATATGGATAAAAATATATTGGTTTGGGTAGGAGAAGAAATTCAAATTAAAAGGGTAAGAGAAAGAGATAAAATGAGTGAAGAGGAAGTAATAAGAAGAATAAAATCCCAAATGAATTTAGAGGACAAGAAGATGTATGCAGATTTTTTAGTAGATAATAGCAAAGGAATTTCTAATACTAAAAAGCAGGTAAATAAGATTTTAATATTTTTAAAGATGACGAGGGAAAATAATGAGAAAAATTAA
- the polA gene encoding DNA polymerase I, whose product MSKEKLLILDGNSLMYRAFYALPELTNSEGVHTNAIYGFLTMLLKMKEDIKPDYIVCAFDKKAPTFRHKEYSAYKAGRKKTPPELLEQMPIIKDILNKFAIDIFEIEGFEADDLIGTLSVCAENQDIEVYIVTGDRDALQLATDNVKVIINKKGMTQVEIYDSKRMIEELGVTPKQFIDVKGLMGDSSDNIPGVPGIGEKTAYKLIKEYGSVENVLSNIENISGKKLKENLTEYSEQAVLSKRLATIITLVPIDIDLDSIRSKDNYDAEGLRKTFIKLQFKTFLDKLPKSQIAEEVEEDLSFEEINDLKKLQDCEGKLKEKIYVLFEILNENIYSKCEFSKIYIHNGENNYIINIKKLLEDSREESLEILKKIFEDKNLKKVLHSAKKPYMIFKKLHIDMCGVKEDTEILAYLIDSSKSLYDLSELIEQYLFISLKEDEENSYIKKVVLLEKLDEKLKEEIQNLNLEKLLYEVEEPLTKVLASMETEGFSINKPILEELGTKFSKEIEKIQKEIYELSEEEFNINSPKQLGKILFEKLDLPVIKKTKTGYSTNAEVLAKLEDKHPIIEKIMVYRQITKLYSTYVEGLKNVIDVDGKIHSSFNQTVTTTGRLSSTEPNLQNIPIKYEMGREIRKVFVPENENCVILSADYSQIELRVLAHIAGDENMIDAFKHHSDIHTKTASEVFGVPILEVTSLMRSRAKAVNFGIVYGISDFSLAKDLKISRKEAKEYIDTYFSRYPKVKEYLLNIVEKAKKELCVETILNRRRFIPEIGSSNKIVKSFGERLAMNTPIQGSAADIIKIAMINVYNKLKEKNLKSEVILQVHDELILNVYKSELEEVKKIVKEEMENVIKLSVPLEVDVNWGDNWYEAK is encoded by the coding sequence ATGAGTAAAGAGAAGTTATTGATTTTAGACGGCAATAGCCTTATGTATAGAGCTTTTTATGCATTGCCAGAGCTTACCAACTCTGAGGGAGTACATACTAATGCTATATATGGCTTTTTAACTATGCTTTTAAAAATGAAGGAAGATATTAAACCTGATTATATAGTTTGTGCTTTTGACAAAAAAGCTCCAACTTTTAGACATAAGGAGTACAGTGCATATAAAGCAGGAAGAAAAAAGACACCTCCTGAATTATTAGAACAAATGCCTATTATAAAGGACATATTAAATAAATTCGCTATAGATATTTTTGAAATTGAAGGCTTTGAAGCAGATGATTTAATAGGTACTTTATCAGTATGTGCAGAAAATCAAGATATAGAAGTTTATATAGTAACAGGAGACAGGGATGCCCTTCAACTAGCTACAGACAACGTAAAAGTAATTATAAATAAAAAAGGTATGACTCAAGTTGAGATATACGATAGTAAGCGTATGATTGAAGAATTAGGAGTTACTCCAAAGCAGTTTATAGATGTTAAAGGATTAATGGGGGATTCATCTGATAATATACCTGGAGTTCCGGGTATAGGTGAAAAGACTGCATATAAACTTATAAAAGAATATGGAAGCGTAGAAAATGTTCTTTCAAATATCGAAAATATAAGTGGAAAAAAATTAAAGGAAAATTTAACTGAATATAGTGAGCAAGCAGTTCTTAGTAAGAGACTTGCAACTATAATAACATTGGTTCCAATAGACATAGATTTAGATTCTATAAGGTCTAAAGATAATTACGATGCAGAGGGTCTTAGAAAGACTTTTATAAAACTTCAGTTTAAAACATTTTTAGATAAACTTCCAAAATCACAAATTGCAGAAGAAGTTGAAGAAGATTTAAGTTTTGAGGAAATTAATGATTTGAAAAAACTTCAAGATTGTGAAGGAAAATTAAAAGAAAAGATATATGTATTATTTGAGATTTTAAATGAAAATATATATTCAAAATGTGAATTTTCTAAAATATATATTCATAATGGAGAAAACAATTATATAATAAATATAAAAAAATTATTAGAAGATTCAAGGGAAGAATCTTTAGAAATTTTGAAAAAAATATTTGAAGATAAAAATCTAAAAAAAGTTCTTCACAGTGCGAAAAAGCCATACATGATTTTTAAAAAACTTCATATAGATATGTGTGGAGTTAAGGAAGATACGGAGATATTAGCTTACTTAATAGATTCTTCTAAATCTCTTTATGACCTTTCAGAGCTTATAGAGCAGTATTTATTTATATCATTAAAAGAAGATGAAGAAAATAGCTATATTAAAAAAGTCGTATTACTTGAAAAACTTGATGAAAAATTAAAAGAAGAAATTCAAAATCTTAATTTGGAGAAATTATTATATGAAGTTGAAGAACCATTAACAAAGGTTTTAGCTTCTATGGAAACAGAAGGCTTTAGTATAAATAAACCTATTTTAGAGGAATTAGGTACAAAATTTAGTAAAGAAATCGAAAAAATACAAAAGGAAATTTATGAGCTTTCTGAAGAAGAATTTAATATTAATTCTCCAAAACAGCTTGGTAAAATATTATTTGAAAAATTAGATTTACCTGTGATTAAAAAAACTAAGACAGGTTATTCAACTAACGCAGAAGTCCTTGCAAAACTAGAGGATAAACACCCTATAATTGAAAAGATCATGGTTTATAGACAGATAACTAAGCTGTATTCAACTTATGTAGAAGGCTTAAAAAATGTAATAGATGTTGATGGAAAAATTCATTCCAGTTTCAATCAAACTGTTACAACTACAGGAAGGCTTTCGAGTACAGAACCTAATCTTCAAAACATCCCTATAAAATACGAAATGGGAAGGGAAATAAGAAAGGTTTTTGTTCCTGAAAATGAAAACTGTGTTATTTTATCTGCAGACTATTCTCAAATTGAACTTAGAGTTCTTGCACATATTGCTGGAGATGAGAATATGATTGATGCCTTTAAACATCATAGTGATATTCACACAAAGACAGCTTCAGAAGTTTTTGGAGTGCCAATTTTGGAGGTTACTTCACTTATGAGAAGTAGAGCTAAGGCAGTAAATTTTGGAATAGTTTATGGAATAAGTGATTTTAGCTTAGCAAAGGATTTAAAAATATCAAGAAAAGAAGCTAAAGAGTATATAGATACTTATTTTAGTAGATATCCAAAGGTAAAAGAGTATCTTTTGAACATCGTTGAGAAAGCTAAAAAGGAGCTTTGTGTTGAGACTATTTTAAATAGAAGAAGATTTATTCCGGAAATTGGTTCATCCAATAAGATAGTTAAGTCTTTTGGAGAAAGACTTGCAATGAATACACCAATACAAGGTAGTGCAGCGGATATAATAAAAATTGCTATGATAAATGTATATAACAAATTAAAGGAAAAAAATCTGAAAAGTGAAGTAATACTTCAGGTACATGACGAGCTTATTTTGAATGTTTATAAAAGCGAGCTAGAGGAAGTTAAAAAAATAGTTAAAGAGGAAATGGAAAATGTAATAAAACTTTCAGTTCCTTTAGAGGTAGATGTTAATTGGGGAGATAATTGGTACGAAGCCAAGTAA
- the glsA gene encoding glutaminase A, with protein sequence MNRLLNSIIENNKKWTKEGKVASYIPELYKMDPDLLGIYVCTLSGEEYFSGDFNKKFTIQSISKIITLMLAILDNGKDYVFSKVGMEPTETSFNSIINLEIKDPHKPINPMINAGAIATVSMIAGKDSDEVFQRILKFARKISGNPAMDINQNVYKSEKETGNRNRALGYFMKSTGVLDGNVEEILDVYFKQCSLEVTCKDLARIGAMLANDGVLPSSGERIVPRDTARIVKTIMVTCGMYDASGKFAVDIGVPGKSGVGGGILACVPRRMGIGVFGTSLDEKGNSVAGIKVLEELSKQLDLSIF encoded by the coding sequence ATGAATAGATTACTTAATTCTATAATCGAAAATAATAAAAAATGGACTAAGGAAGGAAAGGTTGCATCCTATATACCAGAACTTTATAAAATGGATCCTGATTTACTAGGGATATACGTATGTACTTTATCTGGGGAAGAGTATTTTTCAGGAGATTTTAATAAGAAATTTACAATACAAAGTATATCTAAAATAATAACCCTTATGCTTGCTATACTTGATAATGGAAAGGATTATGTGTTTTCAAAGGTAGGGATGGAGCCTACAGAAACATCTTTTAATTCAATAATAAATTTAGAGATTAAAGATCCACATAAGCCAATAAATCCTATGATAAATGCTGGAGCTATAGCAACTGTTTCTATGATAGCTGGAAAAGATTCTGATGAAGTTTTTCAAAGAATATTAAAGTTCGCAAGAAAGATAAGTGGCAATCCAGCTATGGATATTAACCAAAATGTATATAAATCGGAAAAAGAAACAGGCAATAGGAATAGAGCTTTAGGATATTTTATGAAAAGCACAGGAGTCTTAGATGGAAATGTGGAAGAAATACTAGATGTTTACTTTAAACAATGTTCTTTAGAAGTAACCTGCAAAGACCTTGCAAGAATAGGGGCAATGCTTGCAAATGATGGTGTATTACCTTCAAGTGGAGAGAGAATAGTTCCAAGAGATACAGCAAGAATAGTTAAAACTATTATGGTTACTTGTGGAATGTATGATGCATCTGGTAAATTCGCCGTAGATATAGGAGTTCCTGGAAAAAGTGGCGTAGGTGGAGGAATACTTGCTTGTGTTCCTAGAAGAATGGGTATAGGTGTTTTTGGCACTTCCTTAGATGAAAAGGGAAATAGTGTAGCTGGAATTAAAGTTTTAGAGGAATTATCAAAGCAATTGGATTTAAGCATATTTTAA
- a CDS encoding ComEC/Rec2 family competence protein, translating to MFKFAETIGSLAFVIFLVLTVVSLIKKNGKVKNNLKGVLAAIIVVIMASFLTPEVSSSEGTNKKVATNSSVATESSKAKVSSKDAENKSEGNKIMVKTSSKSKNEAIGNIKIHYINVGQADSILIQQGSHSMLIDGGNNEDGSLVKDYLQNNGVSNLEFLVGTHPHEDHIGGLDYIINSLKVGKVYLPKITSNTKTFKDLINAMKNKNLKAIAPKGGESFKLGQAVCTILAPNSSQYKDLNNYSIVIKVQFGNNSFLFTGDAEAVSEMEIVKKGFNLKSDVLKVGHHGSSSSTCANFLSKVNPKYAIISCGVNNKYGHPHKGTMNRLKDKGIPVYRTDQCGTIVASSDGNNISFSTKPGNYNFSGEGEKASSNTKSTVSSSNSNSKKTVITKKPAAKVNKQATTTKAANTGSVWLSATGSKYHSIPNCGRVNPKKARKVTLEEAKAQGYEPCSQCNPPQ from the coding sequence ATGTTTAAATTTGCAGAAACTATAGGAAGTTTAGCTTTTGTTATATTTTTAGTACTTACTGTGGTTTCTTTAATTAAGAAAAATGGAAAAGTTAAAAATAACCTTAAAGGAGTATTAGCAGCTATTATAGTTGTTATAATGGCCTCGTTTTTAACTCCAGAGGTAAGTTCTAGTGAAGGAACAAATAAAAAAGTAGCTACAAATAGTAGTGTAGCTACTGAAAGTAGTAAGGCTAAAGTTTCTTCAAAGGATGCTGAAAATAAATCAGAAGGTAATAAAATAATGGTAAAAACAAGTTCTAAATCCAAAAATGAAGCTATAGGAAATATTAAGATTCATTATATTAATGTTGGACAAGCTGATTCCATACTTATTCAGCAGGGAAGCCATTCTATGCTTATAGATGGAGGGAACAACGAAGATGGAAGTTTAGTAAAAGATTATTTACAAAATAATGGGGTAAGTAACTTGGAGTTTTTAGTTGGTACCCATCCCCATGAGGATCATATAGGAGGACTAGATTACATAATTAATTCTCTTAAAGTTGGTAAAGTTTATTTGCCCAAAATTACATCGAACACAAAAACCTTTAAAGATTTAATTAATGCAATGAAAAATAAAAATTTAAAGGCTATAGCTCCTAAGGGTGGAGAAAGCTTTAAACTTGGACAGGCAGTTTGCACAATATTAGCACCTAATAGTAGCCAGTATAAAGATTTAAATAATTATTCCATAGTAATAAAAGTTCAATTTGGCAATAATTCTTTCCTTTTTACAGGTGATGCTGAAGCAGTTTCTGAAATGGAAATTGTTAAAAAAGGTTTTAATTTAAAATCAGATGTATTAAAAGTAGGACATCATGGAAGCAGTTCTTCTACCTGTGCTAATTTCTTAAGCAAGGTAAATCCTAAATATGCCATAATAAGTTGTGGAGTTAATAATAAATATGGTCATCCTCATAAGGGAACTATGAATAGACTTAAGGACAAGGGAATACCAGTTTATAGAACAGATCAATGCGGTACTATAGTAGCAAGTAGTGATGGAAACAATATAAGTTTTAGTACAAAACCTGGAAATTATAACTTTAGTGGCGAGGGAGAGAAAGCCTCAAGCAATACTAAAAGCACAGTATCAAGCAGTAATAGTAATTCAAAGAAAACAGTTATAACTAAAAAACCTGCTGCAAAGGTAAATAAACAAGCCACAACTACTAAAGCTGCTAATACTGGTAGTGTATGGCTGTCAGCTACAGGATCTAAATATCATTCTATACCTAATTGTGGAAGGGTGAACCCTAAAAAGGCAAGGAAAGTTACTTTAGAGGAAGCTAAAGCACAAGGCTATGAACCTTGTTCTCAGTGTAATCCTCCACAGTAA
- a CDS encoding ABC transporter permease — protein MNIVSIVYKKELKDMFRDKKTIFAAILIPLLLYPIIFGFMGKGIKSNVDSVKKDMKIAIVDKGNSRFGQFVKAQKNIKLIDSKNILKDVEEGKLLLGLEIPSDFDKNVEEEKKANITITLDNSSQKSNMAMGEINGLIEAYSKEIVTTRLKEKNIDASILTPLNTVIKSTEKKDDGMGKMMLSLMLPMMLIMFAASGPIASATDLGAGEKERGTLEPLLTTQASRMSLLWGKFLAITTMGIVTSLAFIAGISISMKISPEAFNYGVQGAKLGFDPKGLLIMGIITVLLTMAFGALALAISIYARSFKEAQTYLMPLTFAGMLGFTSYFIEPKTMSMLFLNIPVVNATAVIKELILGIFNPLHLAILFAWMVVYIVLAIGFARYMFSKEEVIFRT, from the coding sequence ATGAATATAGTTTCTATTGTTTACAAAAAAGAATTAAAAGATATGTTTAGAGACAAGAAGACTATTTTTGCTGCAATATTAATACCTCTTTTGCTATATCCTATAATTTTTGGATTTATGGGCAAGGGAATAAAGAGTAATGTGGATTCTGTAAAAAAAGATATGAAAATTGCTATAGTAGATAAAGGAAATAGTAGATTTGGGCAATTTGTAAAGGCGCAAAAAAATATAAAATTAATAGATTCTAAAAATATCTTAAAGGACGTAGAAGAGGGAAAGTTACTTTTGGGTTTAGAAATTCCTTCGGATTTTGATAAAAATGTAGAGGAGGAGAAAAAAGCCAATATAACAATAACTCTAGATAACTCAAGTCAAAAATCTAATATGGCTATGGGTGAAATAAATGGACTTATCGAGGCTTATTCAAAAGAAATAGTTACAACAAGGCTTAAGGAGAAAAACATTGATGCGTCAATTTTAACACCTTTAAATACTGTAATAAAATCTACAGAGAAAAAGGATGATGGCATGGGAAAAATGATGCTATCTTTAATGCTTCCAATGATGCTTATAATGTTTGCAGCCTCAGGACCTATTGCTTCAGCAACAGACCTTGGAGCAGGTGAAAAGGAAAGAGGCACCTTAGAACCTTTATTAACTACTCAGGCAAGTCGAATGTCTTTACTTTGGGGAAAATTTTTAGCAATTACCACTATGGGTATTGTGACTTCCTTAGCCTTTATTGCAGGTATATCTATATCTATGAAAATATCTCCAGAAGCTTTTAATTATGGAGTTCAGGGAGCTAAACTTGGATTTGATCCTAAAGGGTTACTTATAATGGGCATAATAACAGTGCTTTTAACTATGGCTTTTGGAGCTTTAGCTCTTGCGATAAGTATATATGCAAGATCTTTTAAAGAGGCTCAAACTTATTTAATGCCTTTAACTTTTGCTGGGATGCTTGGATTTACTTCGTATTTTATAGAACCAAAAACTATGTCAATGTTATTTTTAAATATACCTGTAGTAAATGCTACAGCAGTAATAAAAGAGCTTATTTTAGGTATATTTAATCCTTTGCATTTAGCTATATTATTTGCATGGATGGTTGTATACATTGTTTTAGCTATAGGTTTTGCTAGATATATGTTTAGCAAGGAAGAGGTTATATTCAGAACTTAA
- a CDS encoding ATP-binding cassette domain-containing protein, which produces MIKVEKLSKYFKEVKAVKDISFEVKNGEILGLLGENGAGKTTTLRMLATMLKPTEGDATINNYSIINDSQKVRGEIGILFGGDVGLYDRLTVRENIRYFAELNGMGKKQAEESIEYLVEELKLKEYIDRRVGKLSRGMKQKVSIARSIVHRPTVMLFDEPTTGLDVTAAKLVHEFILDCKKQNKSIIFSSHSMQEVEKLCDRIIVLNKGSIVDEGTLEYFKERYNSSDMEEIFIKLVGDK; this is translated from the coding sequence TTGATTAAAGTTGAAAAATTAAGTAAGTATTTCAAAGAAGTTAAGGCAGTTAAGGATATAAGCTTTGAGGTAAAAAATGGTGAGATACTAGGGCTTTTGGGAGAAAATGGTGCAGGTAAAACTACAACTCTAAGAATGCTTGCAACTATGCTAAAACCTACAGAGGGTGATGCTACAATAAACAATTATAGCATTATAAATGATTCTCAAAAGGTTAGAGGTGAAATAGGAATTTTATTTGGGGGAGATGTTGGACTTTACGATAGACTTACAGTAAGAGAAAATATACGATATTTTGCTGAGCTAAATGGCATGGGCAAAAAACAAGCTGAAGAAAGTATAGAATACTTAGTAGAGGAATTAAAATTAAAAGAGTATATAGATAGAAGAGTTGGAAAACTTTCAAGAGGAATGAAACAAAAGGTGTCCATTGCTCGTTCTATTGTACATAGGCCTACAGTTATGCTATTTGATGAGCCTACCACAGGACTTGATGTTACAGCTGCAAAGCTTGTTCATGAATTTATTTTAGATTGTAAAAAGCAAAATAAATCCATTATTTTTTCAAGCCATAGTATGCAGGAAGTTGAAAAACTTTGTGACAGAATCATTGTATTAAATAAAGGAAGTATAGTAGATGAAGGAACTTTAGAGTATTTTAAAGAAAGATACAATAGTAGTGATATGGAAGAAATATTCATAAAATTGGTAGGTGATAAGTAA
- a CDS encoding NCS2 family permease translates to MLEKFFKLKENHTNVRTEIIAGITTFITMAYIIFVNPNMLMMAGMNGKGILGSDAVKAGLSIGNDKIIGAIFVATVLSAVIATLIMGLFANAPFAQAAGMGMNAFFTFYVVLKCKIPWTGALAAVFICGVINIIITLTKVRIAIINAIPESIKKAIGAGIGLFIALIGLKEAGLIVSDPATLVAFGNISSPATLLAFIGLLIIIILMVKDVKGAMLIGIIITTILGVIVQSSFGINLNIFIPHSNIISMPPSLAPTFLKLSFKDLFSSNIGFMSIITIIISFSLVDTFDTIGTLVGTTSKTDIFDEKELSKGRFPKKLDRALFADATATSIGALIGTSNVTTYVESLSGISAGGRTGLTSVVTAICFLLTLFISPLIGIVPGFATAPALIVVGILMMSSIMGIDFNNLEEAVPAFFTLAMMPFTYSIANGIAIGFIFYTLIKLFKGKLKEVSPMMYIFTALFILKFALQM, encoded by the coding sequence ATGTTAGAAAAGTTTTTCAAATTAAAAGAAAATCATACTAATGTTCGTACTGAGATCATAGCAGGCATAACTACTTTTATAACTATGGCATACATAATTTTTGTTAACCCAAATATGCTTATGATGGCAGGAATGAATGGTAAAGGAATTCTTGGGTCAGACGCAGTTAAGGCTGGATTATCAATAGGTAATGACAAGATAATTGGTGCTATTTTTGTTGCTACTGTTTTATCCGCAGTTATAGCCACCCTTATTATGGGGTTATTTGCTAATGCTCCTTTTGCACAAGCAGCTGGCATGGGAATGAATGCGTTTTTTACTTTTTATGTTGTTTTAAAATGTAAAATTCCATGGACTGGAGCTTTGGCAGCAGTTTTCATTTGTGGTGTTATTAATATAATTATTACATTAACCAAGGTTAGGATTGCAATTATTAATGCTATACCGGAAAGTATTAAAAAAGCTATTGGTGCAGGAATTGGACTTTTCATTGCACTAATTGGTCTTAAAGAAGCTGGCTTAATTGTTTCAGATCCAGCTACTTTAGTGGCTTTTGGTAATATAAGTAGTCCAGCTACGTTACTAGCTTTTATAGGTCTTTTAATAATTATAATTTTGATGGTAAAAGATGTAAAGGGTGCAATGCTTATAGGAATTATTATAACTACTATTTTAGGAGTTATAGTTCAATCATCTTTTGGAATTAATTTGAATATATTTATACCTCATAGCAACATAATAAGCATGCCACCAAGTTTGGCACCTACATTTTTGAAATTGAGTTTTAAGGATTTATTTTCTTCAAACATTGGATTTATGTCAATTATAACTATAATCATATCTTTCAGTCTTGTAGATACTTTTGATACTATAGGAACACTTGTTGGAACTACATCTAAAACAGATATTTTTGATGAAAAAGAACTATCAAAGGGAAGATTCCCTAAGAAATTAGATAGAGCATTGTTTGCTGATGCAACAGCTACTTCTATTGGAGCTTTAATTGGTACAAGTAATGTAACAACTTATGTAGAAAGTCTTTCTGGCATAAGTGCAGGTGGAAGAACTGGATTAACATCTGTTGTAACTGCAATATGTTTCTTACTTACTTTATTTATTTCTCCATTAATAGGTATAGTACCGGGTTTTGCTACAGCACCAGCTTTAATCGTAGTAGGTATACTTATGATGTCATCTATCATGGGTATTGACTTTAATAACCTTGAAGAAGCAGTTCCTGCTTTCTTTACATTAGCTATGATGCCATTTACTTATAGTATAGCAAATGGTATAGCAATTGGGTTTATATTCTACACTTTGATAAAATTATTTAAAGGAAAATTAAAAGAAGTTAGCCCTATGATGTATATATTTACAGCACTATTTATACTTAAATTTGCTCTTCAAATGTAG
- a CDS encoding anion permease, whose protein sequence is MLNYTLIVTVIIIVFSLIFDFINGFHDTANAIATSVSTKVLTLKEAIIMSATLNLIGAFISVKVAKTIGADIVDPKLISQMVIIAALVAAIIWNLITWYFGIPNSSSHALIGGLLGASIIYKSSFLIINWHSFITKVVLWLFLSPLIGFIIGYFIMILLYWILRSAKPRSVSKFFSKAQIASAAFMAFNHGANDAQKSMGIITMTLLSGGFITYFHIPIWVKICCAFAMALGTCTGGRRIIKTMGINMARLAPVNGFAAETGAAIVIFIATMLRAPVSTTHIISTSIMGVGAAKRLSSVKWGVARSIVWAWILTIPVCMILSGIIMFIFKLV, encoded by the coding sequence ATGCTTAATTACACTTTGATAGTTACAGTAATAATAATAGTATTTTCATTAATATTTGACTTCATTAATGGCTTTCACGATACAGCAAATGCAATAGCAACTTCGGTATCAACAAAGGTATTAACCTTAAAAGAAGCTATAATAATGTCAGCAACATTGAATCTTATTGGTGCATTTATTAGTGTAAAGGTTGCAAAGACCATAGGAGCTGATATAGTGGATCCAAAACTTATATCTCAAATGGTTATAATTGCAGCATTAGTTGCTGCAATTATTTGGAACCTTATCACATGGTATTTTGGAATACCAAATAGTTCTTCTCATGCATTAATAGGTGGGCTTTTGGGTGCGTCAATTATATATAAAAGTTCATTTTTGATAATTAATTGGCATAGTTTTATTACTAAAGTAGTGTTATGGTTATTTCTATCGCCCTTAATAGGTTTTATAATTGGATATTTTATAATGATTTTATTGTACTGGATTCTTCGCTCTGCTAAACCAAGGTCGGTTTCAAAGTTTTTTTCCAAGGCCCAAATAGCTTCAGCGGCTTTCATGGCTTTTAATCATGGGGCAAATGATGCTCAAAAATCTATGGGTATTATAACAATGACACTATTAAGCGGTGGATTTATAACCTATTTTCACATACCAATATGGGTTAAAATATGCTGTGCTTTTGCAATGGCTTTAGGAACCTGCACAGGAGGACGTAGAATTATAAAAACTATGGGCATTAATATGGCAAGACTTGCACCAGTAAATGGTTTTGCTGCAGAAACAGGAGCTGCTATTGTAATATTTATAGCAACTATGCTAAGAGCACCGGTAAGCACAACTCATATAATATCTACTTCAATAATGGGGGTTGGTGCTGCCAAACGTCTATCTTCTGTAAAATGGGGAGTTGCTAGAAGCATTGTATGGGCATGGATACTTACAATACCAGTATGCATGATTTTATCAGGAATTATTATGTTTATATTTAAACTTGTGTAA